Sequence from the Nocardia brasiliensis genome:
CGCACCGCATGGGTACCCGTCGCAGGCAGCTGTTCTATTACCGCGGACTCTATTTCCACCTGCAGGATTTCGACGCCGCGGACGGCGGCGAGCGGATCGAGGAGGCCAAGACCGATCCGCGCTTCGTCGGCATCAGCGCCGACCTGAAGCCGTTCATCGAGGCCTACGACCCGCAGTGGCGCACCCCCTCCGACGCCATGGCCACCCGGTTCTACAGCTGGGCAGCCGAATCGTGAACGAGCGAAGAGTCGTCGTCACCGGCATGGAGGTGCTCGCACCCGGCGGCGTCGGTCGCGACGCGTTCTGGGATCTGCTGAGCGCGGGCCGCACGGCGACCCGGGGCATCACCTTCTTCGATCCGGCGCCGTTCCGGTCCAAGATCGCCGCGGAGGTCGACTTCGA
This genomic interval carries:
- a CDS encoding TcmI family type II polyketide cyclase, with amino-acid sequence MHSTLIVARMDPGSHRQVADLFAEFDGTEMPHRMGTRRRQLFYYRGLYFHLQDFDAADGGERIEEAKTDPRFVGISADLKPFIEAYDPQWRTPSDAMATRFYSWAAES